In Rhodamnia argentea isolate NSW1041297 chromosome 4, ASM2092103v1, whole genome shotgun sequence, the following proteins share a genomic window:
- the LOC115743483 gene encoding chalcone synthase 3-like, whose protein sequence is MEKSCECKVPAAILAIGTANPSNCVNQEDYPDFLFRVTNTQHLTNVKKKFVRICEKSAIKKRYFHLNEEILKQNPALCSNGAESLNRRQDLTIDMIPKLGMEAATKAIEEWGQPKSMITHLVFCSFSGVDMPGADLKLLKILGLRPSVNRVMFYSLGCYAGGTILRIAKDIAENNLGARVLVVSAETTILTFRAPFEGDPVYLLSNAIFADGAAAMIVGAASPHGTTERPIFQIISASQSVLPDSDGMIEGHYGLGATMQVSEKVPELISANLEGNLIEAFGSINVADWNSIFWAPHPGGRRILDYVEEKLGLDKERLRASRHVLEEFGNMFSASVIFVLDEIRKKSIQEGKSTTGEGMELGVLLGFGAGITIETVVLRSMSIVDG, encoded by the exons ATGGAGAAGTCTTGCGAGTGCAAAGTTCCAGCAGCAATTCTGGCAATTGGCACAGCCAACCCTTCGAACTGTGTCAATCAGGAAGACTATCCTGACTTTTTGTTTCGCGTCACCAACACTCAGCATTTGACCAATGTGAAGAAGAAGTTTGTCCGCATTT GTGAGAAATCTGCAATAAAGAAGCGGTATTTTCACTTGAACGAAGAAATTCTCAAGCAAAATCCAGCTTTATGCTCTAATGGCGCCGAATCACTAAACCGACGTCAGGATTTGACGATTGATATGATCCCGAAGCTCGGCATGGAAGCCGCCACAAAGGCCATCGAAGAATGGGGCCAACCGAAATCGATGATCACCCACCTTGTCTTCTGTTCCTTTTCCGGCGTGGACATGCCGGGTGCAGACCTAAAACTCCTCAAAATCCTCGGCCTCCGACCTTCAGTCAACCGGGTCATGTTCTATAGCCTTGGCTGCTATGCCGGAGGAACCATCCTCCGAATAGCGAAGGACATTGCTGAGAACAACCTCGGGGCTCGGGTGCTCGTGGTTAGCGCTGAGACAACCATCCTCACATTTCGAGCTCCCTTTGAGGGTGATCCAGTCTACTTATTGAGCAATGCGATCTTCGCTGATGGTGCGGCAGCTATGATTGTCGGCGCTGCTTCGCCACACGGGACCACAGAAAGGCCAATCTTCCAAATCATCTCCGCCTCGCAGTCGGTATTGCCGGACTCTGACGGTATGATTGAAGGCCATTATGGCCTCGGTGCCACCATGCAGGTATCGGAGAAGGTGCCGGAACTGATTTCTGCCAATCTGGAGGGGAATTTGATCGAAGCTTTCGGCTCGATCAATGTTGCGGATTGGAACTCCATTTTCTGGGCCCCACATCCCGGAGGGAGGCGGATTCTTGACTACGTAGAAGAAAAATTGGGATTGGATAAAGAGAGACTAAGAGCTTCAAGGCACGTGTTGGAAGAGTTTGGGAACATGTTCAGCGCGTCGGTTATCTTTGTTCTGGATGAGATAAGGAAAAAGTCGATCCAGGAAGGGAAGTCAACGACGGGGGAGGGGATGGAGCTGGGGGTGCTATTAGGGTTCGGCGCCGGTATCACCATCGAGACCGTCGTCTTACGGAGTATGTCCATCGTTGACGGGTGA